Proteins encoded by one window of Superficieibacter sp. HKU1:
- a CDS encoding DUF1983 domain-containing protein: MATIIGAKGGSKQGRTPVESPDSIQSIARAKMLIALGEGEYAGGLDGKTIFLGDGTSYTPLLNADGSENFPGVVWEFRSGTQDQTYIQGFPGIENELQVSQVLKQNVPYVRAISNTQLSAVRVRVGWETLLWQKDNGDKVGTRVEYAIDLSVDGGAYGTIVNGIVDDKSTTLYERSHRINLPKATTGWQLRIRRVTPDATSVNIVDTMKVQAITEIIDAKLRYPHTALLYIEFDAKQFPNGIPQVVCCPKGRIIRVPDTYDPETRGYSGTWTGTFKWAWTDNPAWIFYDLILNERFGLGQRITADQVDRWELYRIAQYCDQLVPDGKGGTGTEPRFRCNVYIQDRAEAWTVLRDLAGIFRGMTYWGDNRLYVLADMPRDIWHVYNHASVVEGKFTFSDPSETTRYTSAMVNWSDPKNHYKDTPEVVYDNDLAMRYDFRQMEMTAIGCDRQSEANRRGRWILLTNGAGEVVSFATGLDVPPVGEVIGIAANELAGRIIGGRVSAVNGRNVTLDRIADIKPGDRLFVNLPSGPAQARTVQAVNGKTVTVTTGWSETPEAETNWAVEADDLYIALFRVTGVSDNNDGTYAITGTTYNPDTYPAIDHGTRLDERPISVIPPGVQGPPVNVTVDSYSSVSQGIAITTLRASWEAVTCAVAYEAEWRKDSGNWVSMPRTSSLGFEVPAIYSGRYLVRVRAVNASDVSSVWAASPETILTGKTGAPPKPEGLRTQGIVFGVVLNWDFPSGTGDTLKTEIQYSAAATGTNPLLLADVPYPQKTYQQLGLKFGVTFWYRARLVDKTGNQSAWTGWVSGMPADNVADYIDNMDEAIRDTDTYKELDKSIQDNVNAIQKEVSDRSAALTKEASDRAAAISKETTARSQALTKEATDRTAAIAAEATTRAQQDQKVAADAANALLNEQLTREAAITETNLIIQNKTDSLAQSIAQVAAGSGTQFDSLKIWHFNSASLEGWTGNGAPAVVDNCLRPANHANNPYVVSPASLAVDAASYRFVKMRIRKVGKPAWRGQLRWRDTAAFNDTNMVTLPEPAFDASGVATIDFSDIKWNALANVAQIRLDIGATQTASDYFLIDWIAVGRPAPGASTAALQDESTARIAADSAEATARSTLAAQLRGGTDGTDPSKLTGGLIYNERQVRISAEKAIAEDVVALEANFNDNQAAVQQSLSTLTDAQTSQGKAITNINVALKYSNIDGDNLLTNGSFESDFDFWDKRDYPQAQSIINGGAYSGDKVLRFAANANASRITQKNILLLKGRTYRLSAVFKFSSDATGGADNTKISLRDNNNDNLLRAVAFLDSSGKGPVVWTEKSLEYTVSGADITVCVAVSSYLSAGTMDVDFVRVMDITDVKAIETKADAGAVSTLDGKVKAIGDTVDAQGTALTQVQASIGRRTVYRAVSVGSGGTGGIGAAGIFKEDGTKLATPARSYMLSVFRTNADGSTSFTATNFDLYGNAAAASAAFNDMVAALANGTYVAVTTYDEPNGSKSRIYDAIESLGGNREAMNLMVSRSAYILLGCKGIGKGNGQELVSPVGGSADARVFAAIEFVNGTMVGLGAGASAIANANASATTALDAKVTQNGKDISAQSDAITQLKTDVGDKASQQALRQLTQRVTDTEGDIESQQTAITGLDNSLKNKADASAFSTLETTVKGQGERIDTIDLKTTRVDLTALDQNTYYPVTMQIPSNGISKGPTRIRVARPLQKDFGIKQADGTYKNPDWALHANGFNASMEWTVIGSGWGANDIERNVYEYQYRTNWITDGVAPVVNVGQMTNSSTEYIYLRGGSQYDVSTPFNVTPVLRTGAYTLSSQTINTFEVGSSSVVVPTTIRQDTVANATATTQLKSELNEFSKNTATAITQLKTAVEEHGDTLTSQAESIQGLNTSLGEKAEAKALNDTIAKVTQQGKDITATTKSVSDLKTRVEGAEAGLNQTFESIAQAGLAQFRSFYEQHAEIVSNDTKITASINEVNVTIANETGALTQQMNTLQASVGENSAAIQVTSSALADVSGKLSAQWGVKIQVDSNGNRYAAGIQLGIDGSGGTSAFLIDADTFGIYNPNADGGRVLAFAVSGATAYLRAAMIQDLSIDFGKISDTLRSTNFVSGQQGWNLPKNGNAELNNVTIRGTVYANAGEMNNILIKETCTVQGRIEANDGWFKGTVYAEKLEGDVVKSFTIGINGIAKIEAAPYPRRIVAISAPMMAATATRIENSTVTYLYGQAHMTLQLFAGDGGTANIFEKHISASNSNQTVFDVAEGTWLLNAGVYYEVTYRASGGVGPSGFPQNYTFLVVKS, encoded by the coding sequence ATGGCAACGATTATTGGTGCAAAGGGTGGCAGTAAGCAGGGGCGTACGCCGGTTGAATCCCCGGACAGCATTCAGTCCATCGCCCGCGCAAAAATGCTCATCGCCCTGGGCGAAGGGGAATATGCGGGCGGGCTTGACGGAAAAACAATTTTTCTCGGTGACGGCACCTCATACACGCCGCTGCTGAACGCCGACGGTTCAGAAAACTTTCCCGGTGTGGTGTGGGAGTTTCGTTCCGGCACGCAGGACCAGACCTATATCCAGGGTTTTCCGGGCATTGAAAACGAACTTCAGGTCTCCCAGGTACTGAAGCAGAATGTGCCGTATGTGCGCGCCATCTCCAATACACAGCTTTCCGCTGTGCGCGTGCGCGTCGGCTGGGAAACCCTGCTCTGGCAGAAAGACAACGGCGATAAAGTCGGAACCCGCGTTGAGTACGCCATCGATCTGTCTGTTGACGGCGGCGCGTACGGGACCATAGTGAATGGCATTGTGGACGACAAGTCCACCACGCTTTACGAGCGCAGCCACCGCATTAACCTGCCCAAAGCCACGACCGGCTGGCAGCTTCGCATCCGCCGCGTCACGCCTGATGCCACCTCCGTGAACATCGTGGACACGATGAAGGTTCAGGCCATCACCGAAATCATCGATGCAAAACTGCGTTACCCGCATACCGCGCTGCTGTATATCGAGTTTGATGCAAAACAGTTTCCGAACGGTATTCCGCAGGTGGTGTGCTGCCCGAAGGGACGTATCATCCGTGTGCCGGACACCTACGATCCGGAAACACGCGGTTATAGCGGCACCTGGACCGGGACATTTAAGTGGGCATGGACCGACAACCCGGCATGGATTTTTTACGATCTGATCCTCAACGAGCGCTTTGGTCTCGGCCAGCGTATCACCGCCGATCAGGTCGACCGCTGGGAACTGTACCGCATTGCACAATACTGCGATCAGCTGGTGCCGGACGGCAAGGGCGGTACCGGCACGGAGCCGCGCTTCCGTTGCAACGTTTATATTCAGGATCGTGCTGAAGCCTGGACGGTGTTGCGCGACCTGGCCGGTATTTTCCGGGGGATGACCTACTGGGGAGACAACCGCCTGTATGTGCTGGCGGACATGCCGCGCGACATCTGGCACGTTTATAACCATGCCAGTGTGGTCGAAGGTAAATTTACCTTCTCCGATCCGAGCGAAACCACCCGCTATACCTCGGCCATGGTCAACTGGTCCGATCCGAAAAACCATTACAAAGACACGCCGGAAGTGGTGTACGACAACGATCTGGCGATGCGGTATGACTTCCGCCAGATGGAAATGACGGCGATTGGCTGTGACCGCCAGTCCGAGGCGAACCGCCGCGGGCGCTGGATACTGCTGACGAACGGGGCCGGGGAAGTTGTGTCCTTTGCCACCGGGCTGGACGTGCCGCCGGTGGGCGAGGTTATCGGCATCGCGGCGAACGAACTGGCCGGGCGGATCATCGGCGGGCGCGTCAGCGCAGTGAACGGGCGGAATGTTACCCTCGATCGCATCGCTGACATCAAACCAGGCGATCGGCTGTTCGTGAACCTGCCGTCCGGTCCGGCGCAGGCGCGCACGGTTCAGGCGGTAAACGGTAAAACCGTGACCGTGACTACCGGCTGGAGCGAGACGCCGGAAGCGGAAACCAACTGGGCGGTTGAAGCCGACGATCTGTATATTGCCCTGTTCCGCGTGACGGGGGTCAGCGATAACAATGACGGCACGTATGCCATCACCGGCACCACCTACAACCCTGACACGTATCCTGCCATCGATCACGGCACCCGTCTGGATGAGCGCCCGATCAGTGTCATTCCGCCGGGCGTTCAGGGTCCGCCAGTAAATGTGACGGTCGACAGCTATTCCAGCGTCAGCCAGGGCATTGCCATTACCACCCTGCGCGCCTCCTGGGAGGCTGTAACCTGTGCGGTGGCCTATGAAGCCGAGTGGCGTAAGGATTCAGGGAACTGGGTCAGCATGCCGCGCACATCCTCGCTGGGCTTTGAAGTGCCTGCGATTTATTCGGGCCGCTATCTGGTCCGTGTGCGGGCAGTGAATGCCAGCGATGTGTCGTCGGTCTGGGCTGCCAGCCCGGAAACCATCCTCACGGGTAAAACCGGGGCACCACCGAAACCGGAAGGACTGCGCACACAGGGTATCGTCTTTGGTGTCGTGCTGAACTGGGATTTTCCGTCCGGTACCGGGGACACGCTCAAAACCGAGATCCAGTACAGCGCAGCGGCCACCGGCACAAATCCGCTGTTGCTGGCCGATGTGCCGTACCCGCAAAAGACATACCAGCAGCTCGGCCTGAAATTCGGCGTCACCTTCTGGTACCGTGCGCGACTGGTGGACAAAACCGGCAACCAGAGCGCCTGGACCGGCTGGGTCAGTGGCATGCCTGCCGATAACGTCGCTGACTACATCGACAACATGGACGAGGCGATCCGCGATACCGACACGTACAAAGAGCTGGACAAGTCGATTCAGGACAACGTTAACGCCATTCAGAAAGAAGTTTCTGACCGCTCGGCCGCCCTCACCAAAGAGGCATCTGACCGTGCCGCGGCTATTTCAAAAGAGACGACCGCCCGCAGCCAGGCGCTGACTAAAGAAGCCACTGATCGCACTGCGGCAATCGCGGCGGAGGCAACAACGCGCGCCCAGCAGGATCAGAAGGTAGCGGCTGATGCCGCCAATGCCCTGCTTAACGAGCAACTGACTCGTGAAGCGGCGATTACTGAAACCAACCTGATCATTCAGAACAAAACGGACTCGCTGGCGCAGTCGATCGCGCAAGTTGCGGCTGGCAGCGGCACGCAGTTCGATTCCCTGAAAATCTGGCATTTCAACTCTGCGAGCTTGGAGGGGTGGACAGGCAACGGCGCGCCGGCGGTAGTCGATAACTGCCTGCGTCCGGCGAACCACGCGAATAACCCTTATGTCGTCTCTCCGGCGTCGCTGGCGGTAGATGCGGCGTCTTATCGTTTCGTTAAGATGCGTATCAGAAAGGTGGGCAAACCAGCCTGGCGGGGCCAGTTGCGCTGGCGCGATACGGCGGCCTTTAACGACACGAATATGGTGACGCTGCCGGAACCTGCTTTTGATGCCAGTGGCGTGGCGACAATCGATTTCAGCGATATCAAATGGAATGCCCTGGCGAACGTGGCACAGATCCGCCTGGATATTGGTGCAACACAGACGGCCAGTGATTATTTTCTTATTGACTGGATAGCGGTCGGTCGCCCGGCACCGGGTGCCAGCACCGCGGCGCTTCAGGATGAGTCAACGGCGCGTATCGCGGCAGACTCTGCCGAAGCCACAGCACGCAGCACCCTGGCGGCGCAACTGCGCGGCGGTACCGACGGCACCGATCCGTCGAAACTGACCGGCGGTCTGATTTACAACGAACGCCAGGTGCGCATTAGTGCCGAGAAAGCGATCGCGGAGGATGTTGTCGCGCTGGAGGCGAACTTCAACGACAACCAGGCGGCAGTGCAGCAGTCGCTGTCCACGCTGACCGACGCACAGACGTCCCAGGGGAAAGCGATCACCAATATCAACGTCGCGCTGAAATACAGCAATATCGACGGTGATAATCTGTTGACCAACGGCTCGTTTGAGTCTGATTTTGATTTCTGGGACAAACGCGATTATCCGCAGGCTCAGAGCATCATCAATGGCGGCGCGTACAGCGGTGACAAAGTGCTTCGCTTTGCCGCCAACGCTAATGCTTCCCGTATCACTCAGAAAAATATTTTGCTGCTGAAAGGACGAACATATCGTCTGTCGGCCGTCTTTAAGTTCTCCTCTGATGCCACCGGAGGTGCAGACAACACCAAGATATCCTTAAGGGACAATAACAACGACAACCTGTTGCGAGCCGTGGCATTCCTTGACTCATCAGGCAAAGGGCCGGTTGTATGGACAGAAAAAAGCCTGGAATATACGGTCAGCGGTGCTGATATAACAGTATGCGTTGCGGTGTCATCCTATCTTTCAGCAGGTACCATGGATGTGGATTTCGTCCGGGTTATGGATATCACCGATGTTAAAGCCATTGAGACGAAAGCCGACGCTGGCGCTGTATCCACGCTGGACGGGAAAGTAAAAGCTATCGGCGATACAGTGGATGCTCAGGGCACCGCGTTAACACAGGTGCAGGCCAGCATCGGCCGCCGTACTGTCTACCGTGCCGTATCGGTCGGTAGTGGCGGCACTGGTGGCATCGGTGCAGCGGGTATTTTTAAGGAAGATGGCACTAAGCTGGCGACACCGGCGCGGTCATACATGCTGTCAGTTTTCAGAACCAATGCGGACGGTTCCACTTCATTCACCGCCACGAACTTTGATCTTTATGGCAACGCGGCAGCAGCGTCAGCGGCATTTAACGATATGGTAGCGGCACTGGCCAACGGGACATATGTAGCCGTGACTACTTACGACGAGCCAAACGGCAGCAAGTCGCGGATTTATGATGCAATCGAAAGCCTGGGCGGCAATCGTGAAGCGATGAATCTGATGGTTTCCCGCAGCGCGTACATCCTGCTGGGCTGTAAAGGCATCGGCAAAGGCAACGGGCAGGAACTCGTCAGCCCGGTGGGCGGTTCAGCCGACGCACGCGTTTTTGCGGCCATTGAGTTCGTTAACGGGACGATGGTTGGTCTGGGCGCTGGCGCATCGGCGATTGCCAATGCTAACGCCTCCGCCACGACCGCGCTTGATGCGAAGGTGACGCAGAACGGGAAGGATATCAGTGCCCAGAGTGACGCCATCACTCAGCTGAAAACGGATGTGGGAGACAAGGCCAGCCAGCAGGCATTACGCCAGCTGACCCAGCGTGTAACCGATACGGAAGGCGACATTGAAAGCCAGCAGACGGCGATCACCGGGCTGGATAACAGCCTCAAAAATAAAGCTGACGCCAGTGCGTTCAGCACGCTGGAAACGACGGTCAAAGGACAGGGCGAGCGGATTGACACCATCGATCTGAAAACAACCCGCGTTGACCTGACCGCGCTGGACCAGAACACGTACTACCCGGTGACGATGCAGATCCCGTCAAACGGAATATCTAAAGGCCCGACGCGGATCAGGGTGGCGCGGCCGCTGCAAAAAGACTTTGGAATTAAGCAGGCTGACGGCACGTATAAAAACCCGGACTGGGCTTTGCATGCCAACGGGTTCAATGCGTCGATGGAATGGACGGTGATTGGTAGCGGCTGGGGGGCTAACGACATTGAGCGTAATGTATACGAGTATCAGTACAGGACGAACTGGATCACCGATGGTGTAGCGCCGGTTGTGAACGTGGGGCAGATGACCAACTCTTCAACCGAGTATATCTATCTGCGCGGCGGATCTCAGTATGACGTTTCGACGCCATTTAACGTGACGCCGGTTCTGCGGACAGGGGCTTACACCCTTTCCAGTCAGACAATAAATACGTTCGAGGTTGGCTCGTCGTCCGTCGTGGTGCCGACCACCATCCGGCAGGATACGGTTGCCAACGCAACGGCGACGACACAGCTCAAGTCAGAGCTGAACGAGTTCAGTAAAAATACTGCAACCGCCATCACTCAGTTAAAGACCGCCGTTGAGGAGCATGGCGATACGCTGACGTCTCAGGCTGAAAGTATCCAGGGGCTGAATACCAGCCTGGGTGAAAAGGCTGAAGCGAAGGCGCTTAATGACACTATTGCGAAGGTAACGCAGCAGGGCAAGGATATTACCGCCACGACCAAATCTGTCAGTGACCTGAAAACGCGCGTTGAGGGCGCAGAGGCAGGGCTGAACCAGACATTTGAATCCATAGCTCAGGCCGGGCTTGCACAGTTCCGCAGCTTCTACGAGCAGCATGCCGAAATTGTCAGCAACGACACGAAAATCACCGCTTCCATCAATGAAGTCAACGTGACTATCGCGAACGAGACCGGCGCGCTGACGCAGCAGATGAACACGTTGCAGGCCAGCGTCGGGGAGAATTCTGCCGCTATCCAGGTGACGTCCTCCGCGCTGGCGGATGTGTCCGGCAAACTGTCGGCGCAGTGGGGCGTTAAAATCCAGGTGGATTCGAACGGTAACCGCTATGCCGCCGGTATTCAGCTGGGTATTGATGGCTCCGGAGGCACCTCCGCGTTTCTCATCGATGCTGACACGTTCGGGATTTACAACCCGAATGCAGATGGCGGACGCGTACTGGCATTTGCTGTGAGTGGTGCGACCGCATACCTTCGTGCGGCAATGATTCAGGATTTAAGCATCGATTTCGGCAAAATCAGTGACACGCTGCGCTCCACAAACTTTGTTTCGGGACAGCAGGGGTGGAACCTGCCAAAGAACGGCAATGCTGAACTGAACAATGTCACCATTCGCGGTACGGTTTACGCGAATGCCGGCGAGATGAATAATATCCTCATCAAAGAGACCTGCACCGTTCAGGGCCGTATTGAAGCCAATGACGGCTGGTTTAAGGGAACCGTTTATGCGGAGAAGCTGGAAGGGGATGTCGTTAAGTCGTTCACTATAGGCATAAACGGAATCGCTAAAATCGAAGCCGCGCCTTATCCGCGCAGGATCGTTGCGATAAGCGCACCCATGATGGCAGCCACAGCGACCAGGATTGAAAACAGTACGGTTACTTACCTGTATGGCCAGGCGCATATGACCCTGCAACTTTTTGCGGGTGACGGCGGGACCGCCAATATTTTTGAAAAGCATATATCCGCCAGCAACTCAAACCAGACCGTTTTTGACGTTGCAGAAGGAACCTGGCTCCTTAACGCGGGTGTTTACTATGAAGTGACCTATCGTGCCAGCGGTGGCGTGGGGCCGTCCGGCTTTCCTCAGAATTACACCTTTCTGGTAGTGAAAAGCTGA
- a CDS encoding phage tail protein — protein sequence MATEIFEWCPRITSQVDITLRTRKAQFGDAYAQVAGDGINPKLAQWSVSFTGDEDYILAIKAFIERHGGWKSFRWKPPLEPEGLYRAETLQLSSHGNNIHTLSSTFIQAYHP from the coding sequence GTGGCGACAGAAATATTTGAATGGTGTCCGCGCATCACGTCGCAGGTTGATATCACCCTGCGCACGCGTAAGGCGCAGTTCGGGGACGCTTACGCGCAGGTGGCCGGGGACGGCATTAATCCTAAGCTGGCGCAGTGGAGCGTAAGCTTTACCGGTGATGAAGACTATATCCTGGCGATAAAGGCATTCATCGAACGGCACGGCGGGTGGAAATCTTTCCGCTGGAAACCCCCGCTCGAGCCGGAAGGGCTGTACCGCGCAGAAACCCTCCAGCTTTCGTCCCACGGCAATAACATTCATACCCTCAGCAGTACTTTCATACAGGCATATCACCCATGA
- a CDS encoding C40 family peptidase, translated as MKDKTISAILAHAEAVFPDECCGLVIQKGRVEKYIACENRAASPDEQFEIAPEDYAGAEDQGTVVAVVHSHPGDGATTQPSELDMLMCDATEIPWVIVSWPEGDIRTVMPRGDRPLTGRQFVLGHADCWSLLMDYFRTEHGIALPNYSVERHWWEQGENLYMDNWHDCGFREFDGPPQPGDVVIMQVQSPVPNHAGVLLEGNMLLHHMYGQLSQRVPYGGYYLDRTIKIVRHKELLNAQHDSD; from the coding sequence ATGAAAGATAAAACGATCAGTGCCATCCTGGCGCACGCTGAGGCGGTTTTCCCTGATGAATGCTGCGGGCTGGTTATTCAGAAGGGCCGCGTCGAGAAGTACATTGCCTGTGAAAACCGCGCCGCGTCACCTGATGAACAGTTTGAGATCGCCCCGGAGGATTACGCCGGTGCAGAGGATCAGGGTACCGTGGTTGCGGTGGTGCACAGCCACCCCGGCGACGGCGCCACCACCCAGCCGAGCGAGCTGGATATGCTGATGTGCGATGCCACGGAAATACCCTGGGTCATTGTTTCCTGGCCGGAAGGCGATATCAGAACGGTCATGCCGCGCGGTGATCGTCCGCTTACGGGCCGTCAGTTCGTGCTGGGTCACGCCGACTGCTGGTCGCTGTTGATGGATTATTTCCGCACCGAGCACGGCATCGCCCTCCCCAACTACAGCGTTGAGCGCCACTGGTGGGAGCAGGGCGAAAATCTCTATATGGATAACTGGCATGACTGCGGCTTTCGCGAGTTCGATGGCCCGCCGCAACCCGGCGATGTGGTGATCATGCAGGTCCAGTCACCTGTACCTAATCATGCCGGGGTCCTGCTGGAAGGCAACATGTTGCTGCACCACATGTACGGTCAGCTTAGTCAGCGGGTGCCATATGGCGGCTATTATCTCGATCGCACCATCAAAATTGTGCGCCATAAGGAGCTGTTAAATGCACAACACGACAGTGATTAA
- a CDS encoding tail assembly protein, with product MHNTTVIKLSGSMAQRFGRTHYRVLDSSREVFRALSATLDGFDAWLREARAKGLDFVIFRDRRNIGQDEFEMVSAGSELRIIPVIRGSKRAGVFQTILGAVVVAVGAIATFVFEQPWGVNVMYAGGSMMAGGVVQMLSPQPAGLRMRQDPDNKPSYAFGGPVNTTAAGNPVPLLYGQRDIGGAIISAGIYAEDQQ from the coding sequence ATGCACAACACGACAGTGATTAAACTCAGCGGCTCAATGGCACAGCGCTTTGGCCGCACGCATTACCGCGTTCTTGATTCGTCGCGGGAGGTCTTTCGCGCGCTGTCGGCCACCCTTGACGGCTTTGATGCCTGGCTGCGGGAGGCTCGCGCAAAAGGACTGGACTTTGTCATCTTCCGCGACCGCCGGAACATCGGGCAGGACGAATTTGAAATGGTCAGCGCCGGGAGTGAACTGCGGATCATACCTGTTATTCGGGGTAGCAAGCGGGCGGGGGTATTTCAGACTATCCTCGGCGCGGTGGTTGTCGCTGTGGGCGCGATCGCCACCTTTGTTTTTGAGCAGCCGTGGGGTGTCAATGTCATGTACGCAGGCGGCTCGATGATGGCGGGCGGCGTTGTCCAGATGCTTTCTCCACAACCCGCCGGGCTGCGTATGCGGCAGGACCCGGATAATAAACCGTCCTATGCGTTTGGTGGTCCTGTAAATACCACGGCTGCCGGGAATCCGGTTCCGCTTCTCTACGGTCAGCGCGATATCGGCGGCGCGATTATTTCAGCGGGCATTTACGCCGAAGACCAGCAATAA
- a CDS encoding phage minor tail protein L: MSISSDVQKLEPGSRIQLIEVDGSAFGAGILRFHKENIPHTEAELAAAGGDESQLEAKSVWWQGEEYGAWPFELEGISVSSDGQSARPKLTVANIKGTIGALCRRFQGMARAKVIIHDTFVHYLDARNFPEGNADANPLEERKQVFYVDRKSGGDDETVEFELSSPADLRGQQIPTRQIQPLCTWCMRGWYKTGNGCAYAGQNGWFDKDGKPVDDPALDVCSGLLSTGCKPRFGENEPLDFGGFPGASLLRS, from the coding sequence ATGAGTATTTCATCTGACGTTCAGAAACTTGAGCCGGGCAGCCGCATTCAGCTGATCGAAGTGGACGGCTCCGCCTTCGGCGCGGGCATCCTGCGCTTTCATAAGGAGAACATCCCGCACACTGAAGCTGAGCTGGCAGCAGCAGGCGGCGATGAGTCGCAGCTGGAGGCAAAGTCCGTCTGGTGGCAGGGCGAGGAATACGGGGCCTGGCCGTTTGAGCTGGAAGGGATTTCCGTCAGCAGCGACGGGCAGAGCGCCCGGCCAAAGCTGACAGTCGCCAACATCAAAGGCACGATCGGCGCGCTGTGCCGCCGTTTTCAGGGTATGGCGCGGGCGAAGGTGATTATTCACGACACCTTTGTGCATTATCTCGATGCGCGTAATTTCCCTGAAGGCAATGCGGATGCAAATCCGCTGGAAGAGCGTAAGCAGGTGTTTTATGTGGATCGCAAATCCGGCGGTGATGATGAAACCGTGGAGTTCGAACTCTCCAGCCCCGCGGACCTGCGCGGCCAGCAAATCCCGACGCGCCAGATCCAGCCGCTCTGCACCTGGTGCATGCGGGGGTGGTACAAAACCGGGAACGGTTGCGCCTACGCCGGGCAGAACGGCTGGTTCGATAAGGACGGTAAACCGGTGGACGATCCCGCACTGGATGTCTGTTCCGGCCTGCTGTCAACCGGCTGTAAACCGCGCTTTGGCGAGAACGAACCGCTGGACTTTGGCGGCTTCCCCGGCGCTTCCCTGCTCAGGAGCTGA